A window from Nocardioides mesophilus encodes these proteins:
- a CDS encoding glucose PTS transporter subunit EIIB → MSQAEQILAGLGGRANIVEIEACITRLRSALHDAALVDESLLRSAGAHGIMRSGKVVQVVLGPEADTVASAIEDLL, encoded by the coding sequence ATGAGCCAGGCCGAGCAGATCCTCGCCGGGCTGGGTGGCCGGGCCAACATCGTAGAGATCGAGGCCTGCATCACCCGGCTCCGCAGTGCCCTGCACGACGCCGCCCTGGTGGACGAGTCGCTGCTCCGCTCCGCAGGGGCGCACGGCATCATGCGCTCGGGCAAGGTGGTCCAGGTGGTCCTCGGCCCCGAGGCCGACACGGTCGCCAGCGCGATCGAAGACCTGCTCTGA
- a CDS encoding PTS sugar transporter subunit IIA — MVDVLSPVAGQRQAVSEMPDPVFATGLVGPGAAIVPLPGRQSAVSPIDGTLSKVFPHAYLVVSDRGPAVLVHLGIDTVQLHGDGFTSLAAEHQWVHAGQAIVSWDPAEVERTGRSAMCAVVVLDCPYPAVPLQEWGEHVEASEPLFSIEC; from the coding sequence ATGGTGGACGTCCTCTCCCCGGTGGCCGGCCAACGGCAGGCGGTCAGCGAGATGCCGGACCCGGTGTTCGCCACCGGGCTGGTCGGGCCGGGCGCCGCGATCGTGCCGCTGCCGGGCCGGCAGTCGGCGGTCTCACCGATCGACGGCACGCTGAGCAAGGTCTTCCCGCACGCCTACCTGGTGGTCAGCGACCGCGGCCCGGCCGTGCTGGTGCACCTCGGCATCGACACCGTCCAGCTGCACGGCGACGGCTTCACCTCGCTGGCTGCCGAGCACCAGTGGGTGCACGCCGGTCAGGCGATCGTGTCCTGGGACCCGGCCGAGGTCGAGCGCACCGGACGGTCCGCGATGTGCGCCGTGGTGGTGCTGGACTGCCCCTACCCGGCGGTGCCCCTGCAGGAGTGGGGCGAGCACGTCGAGGCGTCCGAGCCGCTGTTCTCCATCGAGTGCTGA
- a CDS encoding TrmH family RNA methyltransferase, whose protein sequence is MPHGPAEVGVGPWEGEWPRGEKYDAQLLAEGDRRNVVDRYRYWTMAAIVADLDARRHDFHVAIENWQHDFNIGTIVRTANAFLAREVHIVGNRRWNRRGAMVTDRYQHVRHHAGVEELAGYLHAQGVVLLGVDNLPGSRPIESLELPRAVCLLFGQEGPGLSPAAHEVCDGTFSIAQFGSTRSINASAAAAIAMHTWVRQHADLDGDHSWRG, encoded by the coding sequence ATGCCGCACGGTCCCGCCGAGGTCGGCGTCGGGCCGTGGGAGGGGGAGTGGCCCCGGGGCGAAAAGTACGACGCGCAGCTGCTCGCCGAGGGCGACCGGAGGAACGTGGTCGACCGGTACCGCTACTGGACGATGGCGGCGATCGTCGCCGACCTCGACGCCCGCCGCCACGACTTCCACGTCGCGATCGAGAACTGGCAGCACGACTTCAACATCGGCACCATCGTCCGGACCGCCAACGCGTTCCTGGCCCGCGAGGTGCACATCGTCGGCAACCGGAGGTGGAACCGGCGCGGGGCGATGGTGACCGACCGCTACCAGCACGTGCGCCACCACGCCGGCGTCGAGGAGCTGGCCGGCTACCTGCACGCGCAGGGGGTCGTCCTGCTCGGCGTGGACAACCTGCCCGGGTCGCGGCCGATCGAGTCGCTGGAGCTGCCGCGGGCGGTCTGCCTGCTCTTCGGCCAGGAGGGTCCGGGCCTGTCGCCGGCGGCGCACGAGGTGTGCGACGGGACGTTCTCGATCGCGCAGTTCGGCTCCACCCGGTCGATCAACGCCTCCGCGGCCGCGGCGATCGCGATGCACACCTGGGTCCGTCAGCACGCCGACCTCGACGGCGACCACTCCTGGCGGGGCTGA
- a CDS encoding DedA family protein, translating into MTALQALDPSMLLLGLNWMDPEWLLEQFGSQMFWVAVGIVFIECGLLFPILPGDSLLFSVGLFVHRSESGEAGIPMNIVVACAVLSAAAFLGNVVGYEIGRAIGEPLAQRDGRFLKRKYFEQTHDFFERYGARALVLGRFVPVVRTFITVTAGIGRMERRHFFTWSLVGAVLWATGITLLGYFLGGIDFLQHNIEGAVLVIVAVSVLPMVLEWWRHRRAATH; encoded by the coding sequence GTGACCGCCCTCCAGGCCCTCGACCCCTCGATGCTGCTCCTCGGCCTGAACTGGATGGACCCCGAGTGGCTCCTGGAGCAGTTCGGCTCGCAGATGTTCTGGGTCGCGGTCGGGATCGTCTTCATCGAGTGCGGCCTGCTGTTCCCGATCCTGCCCGGCGACTCGCTGCTGTTCAGCGTCGGCCTGTTCGTGCACCGGTCCGAGAGCGGCGAGGCCGGCATCCCGATGAACATCGTGGTGGCGTGCGCGGTGCTCAGCGCCGCCGCGTTCCTCGGCAACGTGGTCGGCTACGAGATCGGCCGCGCGATCGGTGAGCCGCTCGCCCAGCGCGACGGCCGGTTCCTCAAGAGGAAGTACTTCGAGCAGACCCACGACTTCTTCGAGCGGTACGGCGCCCGGGCGCTCGTCCTGGGCCGGTTCGTGCCGGTGGTCCGCACCTTCATCACGGTCACCGCCGGGATCGGCCGGATGGAGCGCCGGCACTTCTTCACCTGGTCGCTCGTGGGCGCGGTCCTGTGGGCCACCGGGATCACCCTGCTCGGATACTTCCTCGGCGGCATCGACTTCCTGCAGCACAACATCGAGGGCGCGGTGCTGGTGATCGTCGCGGTCTCGGTGCTGCCGATGGTGCTCGAGTGGTGGCGCCACCGCCGCGCCGCCACCCACTGA
- a CDS encoding FUSC family protein, which produces MDVTTTPLDRALERGRSSARQRLARLRQNTWHIVQCALAAAAAYFVASEVLGHATPFFAPIAAVVSLGTSYGQRLRRVAEVTLGVAIGVFVADLFVTVAGSGAWQLALVVAIAMSTAFLLDASRLFVTQAAVQSIVVTTLVPDPGAGFTRWTDALVGGAVALVAATMVPRAPLRRPREQAAVVVRKTAQLLRSASEVMVDGDVERALVLLADARSTESLVRELQDAADEGLSVVASSPFRVRHREPLRRMAELVEPLDLALRNTRVLVRRAAVAAHRQEPVPPGYVVVCAELADAADAVATELEADRMPIAAQPALLAVAAGTGRLERSPDLSAESILAQMRSVVADLLRITGMGVLESSDALPPAPH; this is translated from the coding sequence GTGGACGTCACCACCACCCCCCTCGACCGGGCGCTCGAGCGCGGCCGGTCCTCAGCCCGGCAACGGCTCGCCCGGCTGCGGCAGAACACCTGGCACATCGTGCAGTGCGCGCTCGCCGCCGCGGCGGCGTACTTCGTGGCCTCGGAGGTCCTGGGGCACGCCACCCCGTTCTTCGCCCCGATCGCGGCGGTGGTCAGCCTCGGCACCTCCTACGGGCAGCGGTTGCGCCGGGTCGCGGAGGTGACGCTCGGCGTGGCCATCGGGGTCTTCGTCGCCGACCTCTTCGTCACGGTGGCCGGGTCGGGCGCCTGGCAGCTGGCGCTGGTCGTCGCGATCGCGATGTCGACGGCGTTCCTGCTCGACGCCAGCCGGCTGTTCGTCACCCAGGCGGCGGTCCAGTCGATCGTGGTGACGACGCTGGTGCCGGACCCGGGCGCCGGCTTCACCCGCTGGACCGACGCGCTGGTCGGCGGCGCCGTGGCCCTGGTGGCCGCGACCATGGTGCCGCGGGCGCCGCTGCGCCGACCGCGCGAGCAGGCCGCCGTCGTCGTACGCAAGACCGCCCAGCTGCTGCGCAGCGCCTCCGAGGTGATGGTCGACGGTGACGTGGAGCGGGCGCTGGTGCTGCTCGCCGACGCCCGGAGCACCGAGTCGCTGGTGCGCGAGCTCCAGGACGCCGCCGACGAGGGACTCTCCGTGGTCGCGTCCTCACCGTTCCGGGTGCGGCACCGGGAGCCGCTGCGGCGGATGGCCGAGCTGGTGGAGCCTCTCGACCTCGCGCTGCGCAACACCCGGGTGCTGGTACGTCGGGCCGCCGTCGCCGCCCACCGGCAGGAGCCGGTCCCGCCCGGCTACGTGGTGGTCTGCGCCGAGCTCGCCGACGCCGCCGACGCCGTGGCGACCGAGCTCGAGGCGGACCGGATGCCGATCGCGGCGCAGCCCGCGCTGCTGGCGGTCGCCGCCGGCACCGGCCGGCTCGAGCGCAGCCCCGACCTGTCCGCGGAGTCGATCCTGGCGCAGATGCGCTCGGTGGTCGCCGACCTGCTGCGGATCACCGGGATGGGCGTGCTCGAGTCCTCCGACGCGCTGCCGCCCGCGCCGCACTGA
- a CDS encoding potassium channel family protein, with product MPQLPRIRRSWLGPMLVVALALIGLSAGAVASLETGTVGSFWKGLWWATSLMTTVGFIGEQPETVAGALVSVALMLSGFVLLAWVSAALASLFVKEDTDPFEAGERRADEEILAQLRLLSDRMAELESRLGRRDDS from the coding sequence ATGCCGCAGCTGCCCCGGATCCGCAGGTCCTGGCTCGGACCGATGCTCGTGGTGGCCCTGGCGCTCATCGGGCTGAGCGCCGGCGCCGTAGCGTCGCTGGAGACCGGCACGGTCGGCTCGTTCTGGAAAGGGTTGTGGTGGGCCACCTCGCTGATGACCACGGTCGGCTTCATCGGCGAGCAGCCGGAGACGGTGGCCGGTGCGCTGGTCTCCGTCGCGTTGATGCTCTCCGGCTTCGTGCTCCTGGCCTGGGTGAGTGCGGCCCTGGCCTCGCTGTTCGTGAAGGAGGACACGGACCCGTTCGAGGCGGGCGAGCGTCGGGCCGACGAGGAGATCCTGGCCCAGCTGAGGCTGCTCTCGGACCGGATGGCCGAGCTCGAGTCCCGGCTGGGCCGCCGCGACGACAGCTGA
- a CDS encoding DedA family protein gives MTSLTPLLLGLDWLDPEKILDQFGDYALWGAAAIIFAECGLLIGFFLPGDSLLFTVGLLLAEDQISYPLWLCCAVLAVAAVAGNACGYGIGVQAGPRVFNREDSRIFKQAYVDKSRNFFEKYGSRAIVLARFVPVVRTFITVIAGVGSMSFQRFITYSAIGGTLWAVGVTLLGYYLGSIPFVKHNVEVMLLAFVLVAVVPVAVEVLRERAAAKLAELTDD, from the coding sequence GTGACGAGCCTGACGCCCCTGCTGCTGGGCCTGGACTGGCTGGACCCGGAGAAGATCCTCGACCAGTTCGGCGACTACGCGTTGTGGGGCGCGGCCGCGATCATCTTCGCCGAGTGCGGGTTGCTGATCGGCTTCTTCCTACCCGGCGACTCGCTGCTCTTCACGGTGGGGCTGCTGCTCGCCGAGGACCAGATCTCCTACCCGCTGTGGCTGTGCTGCGCGGTGCTCGCCGTCGCAGCGGTCGCCGGCAACGCCTGCGGCTACGGCATCGGGGTGCAGGCGGGGCCGCGGGTCTTCAACCGGGAGGACTCCCGGATCTTCAAGCAGGCCTACGTCGACAAGTCCCGGAACTTCTTCGAGAAGTACGGCAGCCGGGCGATCGTGCTGGCCCGATTCGTGCCGGTGGTGCGCACCTTCATCACGGTCATCGCCGGCGTCGGGTCGATGAGCTTCCAGCGGTTCATCACCTACTCCGCGATCGGCGGGACGCTGTGGGCCGTCGGGGTGACGCTGCTCGGCTACTACCTGGGCTCGATCCCGTTCGTGAAGCACAACGTCGAGGTCATGCTGCTCGCCTTCGTGCTCGTGGCCGTCGTCCCGGTGGCCGTCGAGGTGCTGCGCGAGCGCGCCGCCGCCAAGCTGGCAGAGCTCACCGACGACTGA
- a CDS encoding maleylpyruvate isomerase N-terminal domain-containing protein — MSRREIFVEAADVALPLVEHELVAKRWTEPSALPRMSVGALATHLAGQVVSAHAALAAPSAASRETPLPVLEHYQRSKWVTAALDDEANVNIREGAEHTAEEGRDAVVERLQRSLASLRAWSGDTPPTVRMPWWEWSLSMDDFLLTRMLEVVVHSDDLAVSLDVPTPEFPRAVVRPVLTLLTTLAVRRHGQPAVLRALTRSERAPASLAVF, encoded by the coding sequence GTGAGCCGTCGCGAGATCTTCGTCGAGGCCGCCGACGTGGCGTTGCCGCTGGTCGAGCACGAGCTGGTGGCCAAGCGCTGGACCGAGCCCAGCGCGCTGCCGCGGATGAGCGTCGGCGCGCTGGCCACGCACCTGGCGGGTCAGGTCGTCTCGGCGCACGCCGCCCTCGCCGCTCCCTCGGCCGCCTCCCGGGAGACCCCGCTGCCGGTGCTGGAGCACTACCAGCGCTCGAAGTGGGTGACGGCGGCTCTCGACGACGAGGCCAACGTGAACATCCGCGAAGGCGCGGAGCACACCGCCGAGGAGGGCCGTGACGCCGTCGTCGAGCGCCTCCAGCGCTCCCTGGCCTCGCTGCGCGCGTGGTCCGGCGACACCCCGCCGACCGTCCGGATGCCGTGGTGGGAGTGGTCGCTGTCGATGGACGACTTCCTGCTCACCCGGATGCTCGAGGTGGTCGTGCACAGCGACGACCTCGCGGTCAGCCTCGACGTGCCGACGCCGGAGTTCCCGCGCGCGGTGGTGCGTCCGGTGCTGACGCTGCTCACCACGCTGGCGGTGCGTCGGCACGGGCAGCCGGCGGTGCTGCGGGCGCTCACCCGCTCGGAGCGGGCGCCGGCCTCGCTGGCGGTGTTCTGA
- the pyrE gene encoding orotate phosphoribosyltransferase, whose protein sequence is MSARDVLLDQITRKAVVHGKVTLSSGKEADYYVDLRRITLDGQAAPHVGTVMLDLTEDWQYDAVGGLTLGADPVAVAMVHAAAARGRELDAFVVRKVGKAHGLQRRIEGPDVAGKRVLAVDDTSTTGGSVLTAVEALREAGAEVVGVAVILDRDTGAREAVKEAGCEYRWAFDAEDLGL, encoded by the coding sequence ATGAGCGCGCGCGACGTCCTGCTGGACCAGATCACCCGCAAGGCCGTGGTGCACGGCAAGGTCACCCTCTCCTCCGGCAAGGAGGCCGACTACTACGTCGACCTGCGCCGGATCACCCTCGACGGCCAGGCGGCGCCGCACGTGGGGACGGTGATGCTCGACCTGACCGAGGACTGGCAGTACGACGCCGTGGGCGGTCTCACGCTGGGCGCCGACCCGGTCGCGGTGGCCATGGTGCACGCGGCCGCCGCGCGGGGCCGTGAGCTCGACGCGTTCGTGGTCCGCAAGGTCGGCAAGGCCCACGGCCTGCAGCGCCGCATCGAGGGCCCCGACGTCGCGGGCAAGCGGGTGCTGGCCGTCGACGACACCTCCACCACCGGCGGATCGGTGCTGACCGCGGTCGAGGCGCTGCGCGAGGCCGGCGCCGAGGTGGTCGGCGTCGCCGTGATCCTCGACCGGGACACCGGGGCCCGGGAGGCGGTCAAGGAGGCCGGCTGCGAGTACCGCTGGGCCTTCGACGCGGAGGACCTCGGGCTGTGA
- a CDS encoding class E sortase yields the protein MAASRRRGVAFWVGTGLVVAGLAMLGYVGWQFFGTNIVSERRQRDAVERLQRDWREPTVGQAVDAGNGSRDGTSGGTAEPVRLGDALALIRIPRFGDGYVMPVFQGVEDDVLARGFGHFEDAAGPGEKGNFALAAHRVTHGEPLRDMPSLRPGDEVLVETRDAVFTYELDTDPRDLVVAFRDTWVVDPRPQNPDPDGVRPPDQPRLITLTTCSELFHTDNRMIAFGHLVSTRAK from the coding sequence ATGGCTGCGAGCAGACGTCGGGGGGTCGCGTTCTGGGTCGGCACGGGCCTCGTCGTCGCCGGGCTGGCGATGCTCGGCTACGTCGGCTGGCAGTTCTTCGGCACCAACATCGTCAGTGAGCGGCGGCAGCGCGACGCCGTCGAGCGCCTCCAGCGCGACTGGCGCGAGCCGACCGTCGGGCAGGCGGTCGACGCCGGCAACGGTTCGCGGGACGGGACGAGCGGCGGTACGGCGGAGCCGGTCCGGCTGGGCGACGCGCTCGCGCTGATCCGGATCCCGCGCTTCGGCGACGGCTACGTGATGCCGGTCTTCCAGGGCGTCGAGGACGACGTGCTGGCCCGCGGCTTCGGACACTTCGAGGACGCCGCCGGCCCGGGGGAGAAGGGCAACTTCGCGCTGGCGGCGCACCGGGTCACCCACGGGGAGCCGCTGCGCGACATGCCCTCGCTGCGCCCCGGTGACGAGGTGCTGGTGGAGACCCGCGACGCGGTCTTCACCTACGAGCTCGACACCGACCCCCGCGACCTCGTGGTGGCCTTCCGCGACACCTGGGTGGTCGACCCCCGTCCGCAGAACCCCGACCCGGACGGCGTACGACCTCCCGACCAGCCCCGGCTGATCACGCTCACGACCTGCTCCGAGCTGTTCCACACCGACAACCGGATGATCGCCTTCGGCCATCTGGTGTCCACGCGCGCCAAGTGA
- a CDS encoding pyridoxal phosphate-dependent aminotransferase — translation MPVPSTRTAQRLRGIPPTIFAEMSALAVRTGALNLGQGFPDVDGPPEVVARAVEALRNGRNQYAPGQGTPELRAAVAAHQQRHYGIELDPDTEVVVTAGATEGIAAAILALVNPGDEVVVLEPFYDSYVATIAMAGGVRRPVTLRAPHFRLDAEELRAAVTDRTTVILLNTPHNPTGSVLTPEELAAVARVAVEHDLVVVTDEVYEHLVFDGRRHVPLCTLPGMAERTVSLSSAGKTFSFTGWKVGWATGPADLVASVSAAKQWLTFTNAAPLQPAVAWALEHESGFYASLAADLQKKRDLLCAGLGELDLDVYLPESTYFVTTDVRRYGHRDARAFCLALPERAGVVAIPAQAFYDDQEEGRHKVRWAFCKERSVVEEGVRRLRAADLHA, via the coding sequence ATGCCGGTTCCCAGCACCCGCACCGCCCAGCGCCTCCGCGGGATTCCCCCGACGATCTTCGCGGAGATGTCCGCGCTCGCGGTCCGGACCGGGGCGCTCAACCTGGGGCAGGGCTTCCCCGACGTGGACGGACCGCCGGAGGTGGTGGCCCGCGCGGTGGAGGCGCTGCGGAACGGCCGCAACCAGTACGCGCCCGGCCAGGGGACGCCGGAGCTGCGCGCCGCCGTCGCCGCCCACCAGCAGCGGCACTACGGCATCGAGCTCGACCCGGACACCGAGGTCGTGGTCACCGCCGGCGCGACCGAGGGCATCGCCGCCGCGATCCTGGCCCTGGTGAACCCCGGCGACGAGGTGGTGGTGCTCGAGCCGTTCTACGACTCCTACGTCGCCACCATCGCGATGGCCGGAGGGGTACGCCGGCCGGTGACCCTGCGGGCACCCCACTTCCGGCTCGACGCCGAGGAGCTCCGGGCGGCGGTCACCGACCGGACCACGGTGATCCTGCTGAACACCCCGCACAACCCGACCGGCTCAGTGCTCACGCCCGAGGAGCTGGCGGCGGTCGCGCGGGTGGCCGTGGAGCACGACCTGGTCGTGGTCACCGACGAGGTCTACGAGCACCTGGTCTTCGACGGTCGCCGGCACGTGCCGCTGTGCACGCTGCCCGGGATGGCCGAGCGCACGGTGAGCCTGTCCAGCGCCGGCAAGACGTTCTCGTTCACCGGCTGGAAGGTGGGCTGGGCCACCGGTCCGGCCGACCTCGTGGCCAGCGTCAGCGCCGCCAAGCAGTGGCTGACCTTCACCAACGCCGCGCCGTTGCAGCCCGCGGTCGCCTGGGCGCTGGAGCACGAGTCCGGCTTCTACGCCTCGCTCGCGGCTGACCTGCAGAAGAAGCGCGACCTGCTCTGCGCCGGGCTCGGCGAGCTCGACCTGGACGTGTACCTGCCCGAGTCGACCTATTTCGTCACCACCGACGTGCGCCGCTACGGTCATCGCGACGCGCGGGCGTTCTGCCTGGCGCTGCCCGAGCGGGCCGGCGTGGTGGCAATCCCCGCCCAGGCGTTCTACGACGACCAGGAGGAGGGCCGGCACAAGGTCCGCTGGGCGTTCTGCAAGGAGCGCTCGGTGGTCGAGGAAGGGGTACGCCGGCTGCGGGCCGCCGACCTGCACGCCTGA
- a CDS encoding PP2C family protein-serine/threonine phosphatase: MATRGWSRLSDLTAPLVVLAVIVTVDVVLGPDVVISGAYAIAAVLAGAITTVRRTAVVAGLSIALSAVSGLWNQNFTTLDFEIRLLLTLTLSALAIVSATIRTRRERALRHMTVIAETAQRALLRGMPEAVGSVGFAARYVSATQEALVGGDLYEVAASPFGVRVVVGDVRGKGLDAVLMAGTVLGGFRRSAFSRPTLTAVARDMDEVVRAVAGEEDFVTAVLAEFHEDHTVTLVNCGHHPPLLVTTTRDGILVDTGEPEPPLGLAPRPAAVTWPWPEGSRILLYTDGLVEARNGRGAFFPLVDHAAALQKGSLHEALDGLLRQVIDHAGRRVNDDLALVLVEHRA; this comes from the coding sequence ATGGCCACGCGAGGCTGGTCGCGGCTCTCCGACCTGACCGCTCCGCTGGTCGTGCTCGCCGTGATCGTCACGGTCGACGTGGTCCTCGGCCCCGACGTGGTGATCAGCGGCGCCTACGCGATCGCCGCCGTTCTCGCCGGCGCGATCACCACGGTGCGCCGCACCGCTGTCGTCGCAGGGCTCTCGATCGCACTCTCGGCGGTGTCCGGCCTCTGGAACCAGAACTTCACGACCCTCGACTTCGAGATCAGGCTGCTTCTGACGCTCACGCTCAGCGCGCTGGCGATCGTGTCGGCGACCATCCGGACCAGGCGCGAGCGGGCGCTGCGGCACATGACGGTGATCGCGGAGACCGCCCAGCGCGCACTGCTGCGGGGCATGCCCGAGGCCGTCGGCTCGGTGGGTTTCGCGGCGCGCTACGTCTCGGCCACCCAGGAGGCGCTGGTGGGTGGCGACCTCTACGAGGTGGCCGCCAGCCCGTTCGGGGTCCGCGTCGTGGTGGGCGATGTCCGCGGCAAGGGTCTGGACGCCGTGCTGATGGCCGGCACCGTCCTCGGTGGCTTCCGCCGGTCGGCGTTCAGCCGGCCGACGCTGACCGCAGTCGCCCGCGACATGGACGAGGTCGTGCGGGCCGTCGCGGGCGAGGAGGACTTCGTCACCGCCGTGCTCGCGGAGTTTCACGAGGACCACACCGTGACCCTGGTGAACTGCGGACACCACCCGCCGCTGCTCGTCACCACGACGCGGGACGGCATCCTGGTCGACACCGGCGAGCCGGAGCCGCCGCTCGGCCTGGCCCCGAGGCCGGCGGCCGTCACGTGGCCGTGGCCCGAAGGCTCCCGGATCCTGCTCTACACCGACGGGCTGGTCGAGGCCCGCAATGGCCGTGGGGCCTTCTTCCCTCTCGTCGACCACGCGGCGGCCCTGCAGAAGGGTAGCCTCCACGAGGCGCTCGACGGGCTGCTGCGCCAGGTGATCGACCACGCGGGCCGCCGGGTCAACGACGACCTCGCCCTGGTGCTCGTCGAGCACCGGGCCTGA
- a CDS encoding arsenate reductase ArsC, translating to MSTVPEVLFVCVHNAGRSQMAAALLEHHAQGRVHVRSAGSEPSDRVNPAVVEVMAELGLDVSRRFPTKLATEDVAASDVVITMGCGDACPIFPGKRYEDWVLTDPAGRGAAEVREIRDDIDRRVRALLEELTGG from the coding sequence GTGAGCACGGTCCCCGAGGTTCTCTTCGTCTGCGTGCACAACGCCGGCCGCTCCCAGATGGCCGCTGCCCTGCTCGAGCACCATGCGCAGGGGCGGGTGCACGTTCGCTCCGCCGGCTCCGAACCGTCCGACCGGGTGAACCCGGCGGTCGTCGAGGTGATGGCGGAGCTCGGCCTCGACGTCTCCCGCCGGTTCCCCACGAAGCTGGCGACCGAGGACGTCGCAGCCTCCGACGTGGTCATCACGATGGGCTGCGGCGACGCCTGCCCGATCTTCCCCGGCAAGCGCTACGAGGACTGGGTGCTGACCGATCCGGCCGGCAGGGGCGCCGCGGAGGTGCGGGAGATCCGCGACGACATCGACCGCCGGGTGCGGGCGCTGCTCGAGGAGCTGACGGGCGGCTGA
- the arsB gene encoding ACR3 family arsenite efflux transporter has protein sequence MSDTVHEYAHAKEAPVLRRLSTLDRFLPLWIGAAMLAGLVLGRLLPGLDDALSAVEVGSISLPIALGLLVMMYPVLAKVRYDELGHVTADRRLLVSSVILNWLVGPALMFALAWLLLPDLPEYRTGLIIVGLARCIAMVLIWNDLACGDREAAAILVALNAVFQIVAFAALGWFYLELLPGWLGLDGAALEVSVGEIALNVLVFLGVPLVAGYLTRTIGERARGREWYETRLLPRIGPAALYGLLFTVVILFALQGDTITSRPLDVARIALPLLAYFALMWTGSFALGHRLRMSYERSTTLAFTAAGNNFELAIAVAIGVFGVTSGQALAGVVGPLIEVPVLVGLVYVALWARRFFPQQGVRVTPGPPPPVERAGSSHPRPGRTSP, from the coding sequence ATGAGCGACACCGTCCACGAGTACGCCCACGCCAAGGAGGCGCCGGTCCTGCGGCGGCTCTCCACTCTGGACCGGTTCCTGCCGCTGTGGATCGGCGCTGCGATGCTGGCGGGTCTCGTGCTGGGCCGGCTGCTGCCGGGGCTCGACGACGCCCTCTCCGCGGTCGAGGTCGGCTCGATCTCGCTGCCGATCGCGCTCGGCCTGCTGGTGATGATGTACCCGGTGCTGGCCAAGGTCCGCTATGACGAGCTCGGCCACGTCACCGCCGACCGGCGGCTGCTGGTCAGCTCGGTGATCCTGAACTGGCTGGTCGGCCCGGCGCTGATGTTCGCGCTGGCCTGGCTGCTGCTGCCCGACCTGCCGGAGTACCGCACCGGGCTGATCATCGTCGGCCTGGCCCGCTGCATCGCGATGGTGCTGATCTGGAACGACCTGGCCTGCGGCGACCGGGAGGCGGCCGCGATCCTGGTGGCCCTCAACGCGGTCTTCCAGATCGTCGCCTTCGCCGCGCTGGGCTGGTTCTACCTCGAGCTGCTCCCCGGCTGGCTCGGCCTGGACGGCGCCGCGCTCGAGGTGTCGGTGGGCGAGATCGCGCTCAACGTGCTGGTCTTCCTGGGCGTTCCGCTGGTCGCGGGCTACCTCACCCGGACGATCGGGGAGCGTGCCCGTGGCCGTGAGTGGTACGAGACCCGGCTGCTGCCCCGCATCGGTCCGGCCGCCTTGTACGGCCTGCTGTTCACCGTGGTGATCCTGTTCGCCCTGCAGGGCGACACCATCACCAGCAGGCCCCTCGACGTCGCCCGGATCGCGCTCCCGCTGCTCGCCTACTTCGCCCTGATGTGGACGGGCTCCTTCGCCCTCGGGCACCGGCTGCGGATGAGCTACGAGCGGTCCACGACGCTGGCCTTCACCGCGGCCGGCAACAACTTCGAGCTCGCGATCGCCGTGGCGATCGGGGTGTTCGGCGTGACCAGCGGTCAGGCACTCGCCGGGGTCGTCGGCCCGCTGATCGAGGTGCCGGTCCTCGTCGGGCTGGTGTACGTCGCGCTCTGGGCCCGGCGCTTCTTCCCGCAGCAGGGGGTCCGGGTGACTCCCGGCCCACCTCCCCCCGTCGAGCGGGCGGGTTCCTCGCACCCCCGACCCGGAAGGACATCCCCGTGA
- a CDS encoding ArsR/SmtB family transcription factor, with the protein MSNSRTSLPLLTEDPLACCTPLSREPLSEEQAARVAPLLKALADPVRLRLMSMVLSHAGGEACVCDLTPAFDLSQPTISHHLKVLHEAGLLDREKRGVWVYYQARPEAMAAMSTLFNAPGVPAAEQLR; encoded by the coding sequence GTGTCGAACTCTCGTACGTCGCTGCCGCTGCTGACCGAGGACCCGCTCGCCTGCTGCACCCCGCTCTCACGGGAGCCGCTGAGCGAGGAGCAGGCCGCCCGGGTGGCCCCACTGCTCAAGGCGCTCGCCGACCCGGTGCGGCTGAGACTCATGTCGATGGTGCTCTCGCACGCCGGAGGTGAGGCCTGCGTGTGCGACCTGACGCCGGCCTTCGACCTGTCCCAGCCGACCATCAGCCACCATCTGAAGGTGCTGCACGAGGCCGGGCTGCTCGACCGGGAGAAGCGCGGCGTGTGGGTCTACTACCAGGCCCGTCCGGAGGCGATGGCAGCGATGTCGACCCTGTTCAACGCCCCCGGTGTCCCCGCCGCGGAGCAGCTGCGATGA